The proteins below are encoded in one region of Coffea arabica cultivar ET-39 chromosome 4c, Coffea Arabica ET-39 HiFi, whole genome shotgun sequence:
- the LOC140004725 gene encoding uncharacterized protein, with protein sequence MRALVWNCQGVGSPLTVPHLREVNNPLSPNLIFLSETKNRRLVVDRIARGLRFDNSVVVEAMHKSGGMAVMWKEDPKTLEVNQTAFTIEVRIEDYEYHCDWWFVGIYASCDAQIRKEQWRVLRDRSRLWGDRFLIAGDFNDIVSNDEKWGGTIREERSLRDFKDFIDQNKLTDLGYEGHPWTWSNHWEEEGEIRQRLDRCLSSYEWVQIVDKTRCQHLDTYASDHSMLFLDTEPHKEKRKKRFYFDKRWLQREGCQQVVEKP encoded by the coding sequence ATGAGGGCTTTGGTGTGGAACTGTCAAGGTGTGGGAAGCCCTTTGACAGTTCCCCATCTGAGGGAGGTGAATAACCCCCTTTCTCCAAACTTGATCTTTTTGAGTGAAACCAAGAACAGAAGACTGGTAGTTGATAGGATTGCTAGAGGGTTAAGGTTTGATAATAGTGTGGTAGTGGAAGCTATGCACAAGTCAGGTGGTATGGCTGTGATGTGGAAAGAGGATCCTAAGACCCTTGAAGTTAATCAGACTGCTTTTACTATAGAGGTTAGAATTGAGGATTATGAGTATCACTGTGACTGGTGGTTTGTAGGGATTTATGCGAGCTGTGATGCTCAGATTAGAAAGGAACAATGGAGAGTCTTAAGAGATAGAAGTAGGTTGTGGGGTGACAGATTCTTGATTGCAGGAGATTTCAACGACATAGTGTCGAATGATGAGAAATGGGGTGGAACTATCAGGGAGGAGAGAAGCCTAAGGGATTTCAAGGATTTTATTGATCAGAATAAGTTGACAGATTTAGGCTATGAGGGACATCCTTGGACTTGGAGTAACCATTGGGAGGAAGAGGGAGAAATCAGACAGAGGTTAGATAGATGCCTTTCTAGTTATGAATGGGTCCAGATTGTTGATAAGACAAGATGTCAACACCTGGACACTTATGCTTCTGACCATAGTATGCTCTTCTTAGACACTGAGCCACAcaaggagaaaaggaaaaagaggttcTACTTTGATAAACGTTGGCTACAAAGGGAGGGGTGTCAACAGGTTGTGGAGAAACCTTAG